The Cervus elaphus chromosome 12, mCerEla1.1, whole genome shotgun sequence genome includes a region encoding these proteins:
- the MAPK6 gene encoding mitogen-activated protein kinase 6 isoform X2, producing the protein MAEKFESLMNIHGFDLGSRYMDLKPLGCGGNGLVFSAVDNDCDKRVAIKKIVLTDPQSVKHALREIKIIRRLDHDNIVKVFEILGPSGSQLTDDVGSLTELNSVYIVQEYMETDLANVLEQGPLLEEHARLFMYQLLRGLKYIHSANVLHRDLKPANLFINTEDLVLKIGDFGLARIMDPHYSHKGHLSEGLVTKWYRSPRLLLSPNNYTKAIDMWAAGCIFAEMLTGKTLFAG; encoded by the exons ATGGCAGAGAAATTTGAAAGTCTCATGAACATTCATGGTTTTGATCTGGGCTCTAGGTATATGGACTTAAAACCATTGGGTTGTGGAGGCAATGGCTTGGTTTTTTCTGCTGTAGACAATGACTGTGACAAAAGAGTAGCCATCAAGAAAATTGTCCTTACTGATCCCCAGAGTGTCAAACATGCTCTACGTGAAATCAAAATTATTAGAAGACTTGACCACGATAACATTGTGAAGGTGTTTGAAATTCTTGGTCCTAGTGGAAGCCAGTTAACGGATGATGTGGGCTCTCTTACCGAACTGAACAGTGTTTACATTGTTCAGGAGTACATGGAGACAGACTTGGCTAATGTGCTGGAGCAGGGCCCTTTACTGgaagagcatgccaggcttttcatGTATCAGCTGCTACGTGGGCTCAAATACATTCACTCAGCAAACGTACTGCACAGAGATCTCAAACCAGCTAATCTTTTCATTAATACTGAAGACTTGGTGCTGAAGATAGGTGACTTTGGTCTTGCACGGATCATGGATCCCCATTATTCCCATAAG ggTCATCTTTCTGAAGGATTGGTTACTAAATGGTACAGATCTCCACGTCTTTTACTTTCTCCTAATAATTATACTAAAGCCATTGACATGTGGGCTGCAGGCTGCATCTTTGCTGAAATGCTGACTGGCAAAACCCTCTTTGCaggttag